From Echeneis naucrates chromosome 7, fEcheNa1.1, whole genome shotgun sequence, one genomic window encodes:
- the gpr173 gene encoding putative G-protein coupled receptor 173 produces MGGGAFRMANGNESSEAPTGPMAAVAATVGDMVAESPSSAVSTYIKLVILGLIICISLTGNLVVSLLVLRDQALHKAPYYFLLDLCLADTIRSAICFPFVLVSIKNGSAWTYSVLSCKVVAFMAVLFCFHAAFMLFCISITRYMAIAHHRFYSKRMTFWTCVAVVCMVWTLSVAMAFPPVFDVGTYKFIREEDQCIFEHRYFKANDTLGFMLMLAVLILATHVVYMKLLLFEYKHRKMKPVQMVPAISQNWTFHGPGATGQAAANWIAGFGRGPMPPTLLGIRQNLHNQNRRLLGMEEFKAEKKLGRMFYVITLLFLVLWSPYIVACYWRVFVKACTIPHRYLSTTVWMSFAQAGVNPIVCFFLNKDLKKGLLSHLPACCRTKPHLPREPYCVM; encoded by the coding sequence ATGGGGGGCGGGGCATTCAGGATGGcgaatggaaatgaaagcagtGAGGCACCTACCGGGCCTATGGCAGCTGTGGCAGCTACTGTCGGAGATATGGTAGCAGAAAGTCCTTCCTCAGCCGTCTCCACCTACATCAAACTGGTGATACTGGGACTGATCATCTGCATCAGCCTCACCGGCAACCTGGTGGTGTCTCTGCTTGTACTGCGGGACCAGGCCCTTCACAAAGCGCCATATTACTTCCTGTTGGACCTCTGCCTGGCAGACACCATCCGTTCAGCCATCTGCTTCCCTTTTGTGCTGGTGTCTATAAAAAACGGCTCGGCTTGGACTTACAGTGTGCTTAGCTGCAAGGTGGTGGCCTTCATGGCAGTGCTCTTCTGCTTCCATGCTGCCTTCATGCTTTTCTGCATCAGCATAACACGCTACATGGCCATTGCACACCACCGCTTTTACTCAAAACGCATGACATTCTGGACATGTGTGGCAGTGGTGTGCATGGTGTGGACACTTTCTGTGGCCATGGCTTTTCCACCTGTTTTTGATGTGGGCACCTACAAATTCATTCGCGAGGAGGACCAGTGCATATTTGAGCATCGCTACTTTAAGGCTAATGACACACTGGGCTTCATGTTAATGCTTGCTGTACTCATTCTAGCCACGCATGTGGTCTACATGAAGTTACTGCTGTTTGAATATAAGCACCGCAAAATGAAGCCAGTCCAGATGGTACCAGCCATCAGTCAGAACTGGACCTTCCACGGGCCGGGGGCTACTGGTCAAGCAGCAGCTAACTGGATTGCAGGCTTTGGCAGGGGCCCAATGCCGCCCACTTTACTGGGAATCCGACAGAACTTGCACAATCAGAACCGACGCCTGTTGGGCATGGAGGAGTTCAAAGCTGAGAAAAAACTTGGCAGGATGTTCTATGTGATCACCCTGCTGTTCCTGGTGCTCTGGTCTCCCTACATAGTGGCTTGCTATTGGAGGGTGTTTGTCAAGGCTTGCACAATACCACATCGGTACCTCTCCACCACAGTGTGGATGAGTTTCGCTCAAGCTGGGGTCAACCccattgtttgtttcttccttaACAAAGACTTGAAGAAAGGGCTCCTTTCCCATCTACCAGCCTGCTGCAGGACTAAACCTCATCTGCCACGAGAGCCTTATTGCGTCATGTAA